One genomic window of Geodermatophilus sp. DSM 44513 includes the following:
- a CDS encoding ATP-binding protein, with amino-acid sequence MEKLLSPQLRPVVHQLLSRSYDSVGQAAADVARLVRTSLHADVVLVQGIRGSQVELLGVDDALGLGLQVGMRVPAAETFCDRVLRGEAPSVWADLVEGPFADLPVREWLGVRGYATTPLWDTAGWPTGTVCVYTREPREFTDDQLAVLEFAGALMSREQELARGRAREAARSAEVVASETRYRSLIDDLGDLVVETDAAGHFTYVNRAFTELTGVRLEDMAGWGLLDRVHPDDRPIAEAQVAAGLGGADTAGPETACEVRFLVPDGSTRWMSVRGRPVFDDAGDLVGLRGILHDVTVRVEAEQQVRAALAQAEAALADAETARDEAQRLSRAKSEFLSRMSHELRTPLNAILGFGQLLELGDLTGEDAENLGQIMRAGTHLLDLINEVLDVVRIESGRLSLSLEPVAVREVVAESLDLVRTAAAPRGISLRTPTRLDGAVVVADRQRLKQVLVNLLSNAVKYNRDGGDVTVAWGPSPDDPQRLRLAVTDTGQGIPADRLDDAFVPFDRLGAENSGIEGTGVGLSLTKTLVEAQSGVIGVLSEPGRGSTFWVDLPAAEPLVVPAAPVVDAVLTHTVLYVEDNPSNTTLVRKVLARRPHVHLEVVADGAEALPAAAAVRPDLVLLDLHLPGVPGEEVLARLRGSEDTRLAGVPVVVVTADLSPGIERRMLEAGATRFLSKPIDVRQLLAVVDEHLAGS; translated from the coding sequence ATGGAGAAGCTCCTGTCCCCGCAGCTGCGCCCGGTGGTGCACCAGCTGCTGTCCCGCTCCTACGACTCGGTTGGCCAGGCGGCGGCGGACGTCGCCCGGCTCGTCCGCACCTCGCTGCACGCCGACGTGGTGCTCGTCCAGGGCATCCGCGGCAGCCAGGTCGAGCTGCTGGGCGTGGACGACGCGCTCGGGCTGGGCCTGCAGGTCGGGATGCGGGTGCCGGCCGCGGAGACCTTCTGCGACCGCGTGCTGCGCGGGGAGGCCCCGTCGGTGTGGGCCGACCTCGTCGAGGGGCCGTTCGCCGACCTGCCGGTCCGTGAGTGGCTCGGCGTGCGCGGGTACGCCACGACACCGCTGTGGGACACCGCCGGGTGGCCGACCGGGACGGTGTGCGTCTACACCCGGGAGCCCCGCGAGTTCACCGACGACCAGCTCGCCGTGCTCGAGTTCGCCGGCGCCCTCATGTCCCGCGAGCAGGAGCTGGCCCGCGGCCGGGCCCGGGAGGCGGCCCGCTCCGCCGAGGTCGTGGCCTCGGAGACCCGGTACCGCTCGCTGATCGACGACCTCGGCGACCTGGTCGTGGAGACCGACGCGGCCGGTCACTTCACCTACGTCAACCGGGCCTTCACCGAGCTGACCGGCGTCCGCCTCGAGGACATGGCCGGCTGGGGGCTGCTGGACCGGGTGCACCCCGACGACCGGCCGATCGCCGAGGCGCAGGTCGCCGCGGGGCTCGGCGGCGCGGACACCGCGGGCCCGGAGACGGCGTGCGAGGTGCGCTTCCTGGTGCCCGACGGCAGCACGCGGTGGATGTCGGTCCGGGGTCGCCCGGTGTTCGACGACGCCGGCGACCTCGTCGGGCTCCGCGGCATCCTGCACGACGTGACCGTCCGGGTGGAGGCCGAGCAGCAGGTGCGGGCCGCCCTCGCCCAGGCCGAGGCCGCGCTGGCCGACGCCGAGACGGCCCGGGACGAGGCGCAGCGGCTCTCCCGCGCCAAGTCCGAGTTCCTCTCGCGGATGTCGCACGAGCTGCGCACCCCGCTCAACGCCATCCTCGGGTTCGGGCAGCTGCTCGAGCTCGGCGACCTCACCGGTGAGGACGCGGAGAACCTCGGCCAGATCATGCGGGCCGGCACGCACCTGCTGGACCTGATCAACGAGGTGCTCGACGTGGTCCGCATCGAGTCCGGCCGGCTGAGCCTGTCGCTGGAGCCGGTGGCCGTGCGCGAGGTGGTCGCGGAGAGCCTGGACCTGGTCCGGACCGCCGCGGCGCCGCGGGGGATCTCGCTGCGCACCCCGACCCGGCTCGACGGGGCGGTGGTCGTCGCCGACCGGCAGCGGCTCAAGCAGGTGCTGGTCAACCTGCTGTCCAACGCGGTGAAGTACAACCGCGACGGCGGGGACGTCACGGTCGCGTGGGGGCCGTCCCCGGACGACCCGCAGCGGCTGCGGCTGGCGGTCACCGACACCGGGCAGGGCATCCCCGCCGACCGGCTGGACGACGCGTTCGTGCCGTTCGACCGGCTGGGTGCGGAGAACAGCGGGATCGAGGGCACCGGGGTCGGGCTGTCGCTGACCAAGACGCTGGTGGAGGCCCAGTCGGGCGTCATCGGCGTGCTGAGCGAGCCGGGCCGCGGGTCGACCTTCTGGGTGGACCTGCCCGCCGCCGAGCCGCTGGTCGTGCCGGCGGCCCCGGTGGTCGACGCCGTGCTCACCCACACCGTGCTCTACGTGGAGGACAACCCGTCCAACACCACGCTGGTCCGCAAGGTCCTCGCCCGCCGGCCGCACGTGCACCTGGAGGTCGTGGCCGACGGCGCGGAGGCGCTGCCCGCCGCCGCGGCGGTGCGGCCCGACCTGGTGCTGCTCGACCTGCACCTGCCCGGCGTGCCCGGGGAGGAGGTCCTCGCCCGGCTCCGCGGCAGCGAGGACACCCGGCTGGCCGGGGTGCCGGTGGTGGTGGTGACCGCCGACCTCAGCCCGGGCATCGAGCGCCGGATGCTGGAGGCCGGCGCCACCCGCTTCCTGTCCAAGCCCATCGACGTGCGCCAGCTGCTGGCCGTCGTCGACGAGCACCTGGCGGGGTCGTGA
- a CDS encoding aminotransferase class I/II-fold pyridoxal phosphate-dependent enzyme, with product MATTEQLLDAVDEVVSDGVRRGMLHNHVEDAELDGRHVTIDGRRLVNFGSCSYLGLETHPALKAAVRDAVDRYGTQFSSSRVYASAPLYREAEAALAGLFGRPTILTPSTTLGHLAAMPALIGDRDVLLLDHQVHNSVQTAAKLVQAGGARVELLPHNDLRTLDRRLAQYRRTHRRVWYAADGLYSMYADFLPAAGLDDLAARHPHLWLYVDDAHAASWTGRHGRGYALEQLSPGTLARTVVALSLNKSFAAAGGALTFPDAAAHRRVSHVGGPLIFSGPVQPPMLGAVLASARLHATPEVAARQELLRSRIRLFNRLAADAGLPVVSASEAPIRCVGAGVTAVAYRLTELLRGSGFHVNTASFPAVPAKRSGARLTLTAHHTEDDVAGLVAALAEHLPRAIADEGATVEDLYRAFARQLGTRPALPPRGAPGPAPALRLERARSVDALDTAEWDRLLGATAFSGSAALRTQEAVFEAGGTGAAGQTEDAWDFHYWLVRGPSGRPVAATFGTTALWKEDMLSPAHVSAEVERLRVRDADPHFLTSPVLGLGSLLTQGDHLWLDRTADWRGALRLVLQAARAEEDAAGASGLVLRDLPDGDDELHEFLLGEGFFRVPLWDTWVRDLDFADDAGFLAQLDRKRRQHQRRHVLPWEERYRVEVVTGGSPAAAAVAPAQRDRLYAMYRAVHARALELNVFPLPRRVVDAVLDSPGWETVLLHLPEEPDGPVAFGTLLVTGDSVATVFLGLDDRFVASHRSYQQLLWQALRAGQRHGARQVLYGMSADLQKSRFGARRERRWGYVQAGETFGADVLAQIARSVVPG from the coding sequence ATGGCGACGACGGAGCAGCTGCTGGACGCGGTGGACGAGGTGGTCTCCGACGGCGTCCGCCGCGGGATGCTGCACAACCACGTGGAGGACGCCGAGCTCGACGGGCGGCACGTGACCATCGACGGGCGCCGGCTGGTCAACTTCGGGTCCTGCTCCTACCTCGGGCTGGAGACCCACCCCGCGCTCAAGGCCGCCGTCCGGGACGCGGTGGACCGCTACGGGACGCAGTTCTCCTCCTCCCGCGTCTACGCCTCCGCACCGCTGTACCGGGAGGCCGAGGCCGCGCTGGCCGGCCTGTTCGGCCGGCCGACGATCCTCACGCCGTCCACCACCCTGGGTCACCTCGCGGCGATGCCGGCGCTGATCGGGGACCGGGACGTGCTGCTGCTGGACCACCAGGTGCACAACTCGGTGCAGACGGCGGCCAAGCTGGTGCAGGCCGGTGGCGCGCGGGTGGAGCTGCTGCCGCACAACGACCTGCGCACCCTGGACCGGCGGCTGGCGCAGTACCGGCGGACGCACCGGCGGGTCTGGTACGCCGCCGACGGGCTGTACTCGATGTACGCCGACTTCCTCCCCGCCGCCGGGCTGGACGACCTCGCCGCCCGGCACCCGCACCTGTGGCTGTACGTGGACGACGCCCACGCGGCGTCCTGGACCGGCCGGCACGGGCGCGGGTACGCCCTGGAGCAGCTGTCCCCGGGCACCCTGGCCCGCACCGTGGTGGCGCTGTCGCTGAACAAGTCCTTCGCCGCGGCCGGGGGCGCGCTCACCTTCCCGGACGCGGCGGCCCACCGGCGGGTCTCCCACGTCGGCGGCCCGCTGATCTTCTCCGGCCCGGTGCAGCCGCCCATGCTCGGCGCCGTGCTGGCCTCGGCCCGGCTGCACGCCACCCCCGAGGTGGCCGCCCGCCAGGAGCTGCTGCGCTCCCGGATCCGGCTGTTCAACCGGCTGGCCGCCGACGCCGGCCTGCCGGTGGTGTCGGCCTCGGAGGCCCCCATCCGGTGCGTCGGCGCGGGCGTCACCGCGGTCGCCTACCGGCTCACCGAGCTGCTGCGCGGCTCGGGCTTCCACGTCAACACCGCCTCCTTCCCCGCCGTCCCCGCCAAGCGCAGCGGCGCCCGGCTCACGCTCACCGCCCACCACACCGAGGACGACGTCGCCGGGCTGGTGGCCGCACTCGCCGAGCACCTGCCCCGGGCGATCGCCGACGAGGGGGCCACGGTGGAGGACCTGTACCGGGCCTTCGCCCGGCAGCTGGGCACCCGGCCGGCACTCCCGCCGCGGGGCGCGCCGGGCCCGGCGCCGGCGCTGCGGCTGGAGCGGGCCCGCTCCGTCGACGCACTCGACACCGCGGAGTGGGACCGGCTGCTCGGGGCGACGGCGTTCTCCGGCAGCGCGGCCCTGCGGACCCAGGAGGCCGTGTTCGAGGCCGGCGGCACGGGCGCGGCCGGGCAGACCGAGGACGCCTGGGACTTCCACTACTGGCTGGTGCGCGGCCCGTCGGGGCGGCCGGTGGCGGCGACCTTCGGCACCACCGCGCTGTGGAAGGAGGACATGCTCTCCCCCGCGCACGTCTCCGCGGAGGTGGAGCGCCTCCGGGTGCGCGACGCCGACCCGCACTTCCTCACCTCGCCGGTGCTGGGCCTGGGGTCGCTGCTCACCCAGGGCGACCACCTGTGGCTGGACCGGACCGCGGACTGGCGGGGCGCGCTGCGGCTGGTGCTGCAGGCGGCCCGCGCCGAGGAGGACGCCGCCGGGGCGTCCGGCCTGGTGCTGCGCGACCTGCCCGACGGCGACGACGAGCTGCACGAGTTCCTGCTCGGCGAGGGGTTCTTCCGGGTCCCGCTGTGGGACACCTGGGTGCGCGACCTGGACTTCGCCGACGACGCCGGGTTCCTGGCCCAGCTGGACCGCAAGCGCCGGCAGCACCAGCGCCGCCACGTGCTGCCGTGGGAGGAGCGCTACCGGGTCGAGGTGGTCACCGGGGGCAGCCCCGCGGCGGCCGCGGTCGCCCCGGCGCAGCGCGACCGGCTCTACGCGATGTACCGCGCCGTCCACGCCCGCGCCCTCGAGCTCAACGTGTTCCCGCTGCCGCGCCGGGTCGTCGACGCCGTCCTGGACTCACCGGGCTGGGAGACGGTGCTGCTGCACCTGCCGGAGGAGCCCGACGGCCCGGTGGCCTTCGGCACCCTGCTGGTCACCGGGGACAGCGTCGCCACGGTGTTCCTCGGGCTCGACGACCGGTTCGTCGCCAGCCACCGCAGCTACCAGCAGCTGCTGTGGCAGGCGCTGCGGGCCGGACAGCGGCACGGGGCGCGGCAGGTGCTGTACGGCATGAGCGCGGACCTGCAGAAGTCCCGCTTCGGCGCCCGTCGCGAGCGGCGCTGGGGGTACGTGCAGGCGGGTGAGACGTTCGGCGCCGACGTCCTCGCGCAGATCGCCCGCAGCGTGGTCCCGGGGTGA
- a CDS encoding DUF4229 domain-containing protein has translation MAERADATVPGAPTGGPASPPRVAPWLAVYTVGRLGIAAALVVLLWTLGLDLWSGALFGLLLSMPVSYLLLRPSRERLTEALAARSVARRQAKEQREARLAGD, from the coding sequence ATGGCGGAGAGGGCTGACGCGACGGTGCCGGGCGCGCCGACGGGAGGGCCGGCGAGCCCGCCGCGGGTGGCGCCGTGGCTGGCGGTCTACACGGTGGGCCGGCTGGGGATCGCCGCGGCGCTGGTCGTGCTGCTGTGGACCCTCGGCCTGGACCTGTGGTCCGGCGCGCTGTTCGGCCTGCTGCTGTCGATGCCGGTGTCCTACCTGCTGCTGCGCCCCTCGCGCGAGCGGCTGACCGAGGCCCTGGCCGCGCGCAGCGTCGCCCGCCGGCAGGCCAAGGAGCAGCGCGAGGCCCGGCTCGCCGGCGACTGA
- a CDS encoding Lrp/AsnC family transcriptional regulator produces MEEGSAIDAVDRQLIDLLRANGRASYAELARRVGLSSPAVHERVGKLEAAGVITGYRAQVDPASVGLGVTALVGVIESDSVDDHGLVEAFAAMPEVEDCWRVAGSEGYLLKVRVTDIPALEAAISALNRVRGVARTRTTVVLSTKWEGRHGGEG; encoded by the coding sequence GTGGAGGAGGGATCGGCCATCGACGCCGTCGACCGGCAGCTGATCGACCTGCTGCGTGCCAACGGCCGGGCGAGCTACGCCGAGCTCGCCCGGCGGGTGGGCCTCTCGTCGCCGGCGGTGCACGAGCGGGTGGGCAAGCTGGAGGCGGCCGGCGTCATCACCGGCTACCGGGCGCAGGTCGACCCGGCGTCCGTGGGGCTGGGCGTCACCGCCCTGGTGGGCGTCATCGAGAGCGACTCGGTCGACGACCACGGTCTGGTGGAGGCGTTCGCCGCGATGCCCGAGGTCGAGGACTGCTGGCGCGTGGCCGGCAGCGAGGGCTACCTGCTGAAGGTGCGCGTGACCGACATCCCGGCACTGGAGGCGGCCATCAGTGCGTTGAACCGGGTGAGAGGCGTCGCCCGCACGCGGACGACGGTCGTGCTGAGCACCAAGTGGGAGGGCCGCCATGGCGGAGAGGGCTGA
- the ccsB gene encoding c-type cytochrome biogenesis protein CcsB, with translation MTVDPSLAQLSDTLFSVAVALYSVAVVAFSAQLAFGRRPVRELVAAGGVAEAPAAPARTDRWGVVGLAFTVLGAVVHTGVLLTRGMAADRLPWGNMYEFATAVVLVGVVAYLVLAVRVPVVRDIGAFVLAPVVLALVATGLFLYTETGPLVAALRSSWLAVHVSTAILGFGVFFVSGIASVLYLLKLRTDARGAEADRSVLSRLPSAVTLDRVAHRTAVFGFPVWTFAVIAGAVWAESAWGRYWGWDPKETWAFIAWVVYAGYLHARTTAGWRGRPAAWVNVVGLGVMVFNLLYVNMVSTGLHSYGGLE, from the coding sequence GTGACCGTTGACCCGTCGCTGGCGCAGCTGTCGGACACGCTGTTCTCCGTCGCCGTCGCGCTCTACTCGGTCGCCGTCGTCGCGTTCTCCGCGCAGCTGGCGTTCGGCCGGCGCCCGGTGCGCGAGCTGGTCGCGGCCGGCGGGGTCGCCGAGGCCCCGGCCGCGCCGGCGCGCACCGACCGCTGGGGCGTGGTCGGCCTGGCGTTCACCGTCCTGGGCGCGGTCGTGCACACCGGGGTGCTCCTCACCCGCGGGATGGCCGCCGACCGGTTGCCCTGGGGCAACATGTACGAGTTCGCCACGGCCGTCGTCCTGGTCGGCGTGGTGGCCTACCTGGTGCTCGCCGTCCGCGTCCCGGTGGTCCGCGACATCGGCGCCTTCGTGCTCGCGCCGGTCGTGCTCGCGCTGGTCGCCACCGGCCTGTTCCTCTACACCGAGACCGGGCCGCTGGTCGCCGCGCTGCGCTCCAGCTGGCTGGCCGTCCACGTGTCCACGGCCATCCTGGGCTTCGGCGTCTTCTTCGTCAGCGGCATCGCCAGCGTGCTGTACCTGCTCAAGCTGCGCACCGACGCCCGTGGCGCGGAGGCCGACAGGTCGGTGCTGTCCCGGCTGCCGAGCGCGGTCACCCTCGACCGGGTCGCCCACCGCACCGCCGTCTTCGGCTTCCCCGTCTGGACCTTCGCCGTCATCGCCGGCGCCGTCTGGGCGGAGAGCGCGTGGGGCCGCTACTGGGGCTGGGACCCCAAGGAGACCTGGGCGTTCATCGCGTGGGTCGTCTACGCCGGGTACCTGCACGCCCGGACGACCGCCGGCTGGCGGGGTCGCCCCGCGGCCTGGGTCAACGTCGTCGGCCTGGGCGTCATGGTGTTCAACCTGCTGTACGTGAACATGGTCTCGACCGGCCTGCACAGCTACGGCGGGCTCGAGTAG
- a CDS encoding cytochrome c biogenesis protein ResB, with product MTTTAPPRPPAAPQPPARPSAAARARGLWLRWWRRLTAMRTAIVLLFLLALAAIPGSLLPQRSLSQNAVRQYYADHPTLAPVLDRLWAFDVFGSPWFAAVYLLLFVSLVGCVVPRLAEHVRALRAAPPPAPRRLHRLPDSDELATPLPGPAALDVVEEELRVRRYRVVRRTGAAGPELSAERGRLKETGNILFHLSLLALLLGLAGGKLWGYEGSILVTEGRGFCNAFQQYDTHSSGALVDSSDLTPLCVDLVDFEATYEEDLTAATFTADITYGGPDEEGVPTTIGVNDPLRLDGDRVYVTGHGYAPRFTVTLPDGTAFTDVSAPFLPTDQTTMSSEGALKLPDLGAGAEDQLALEGFFAPTGLVQGGLLTSIDPQPLNPQVAIRAFEGYLGLDSGLPQSVYSLDRSQIERGRLTEVGGANLSVGETLTLPDGTAVTFTGVDQFAALQLSHDPGQVWVLGSSIALLAGLLALLLVRRERFFARATPAPGGGTVLSVGSLTRGGGESATSFAEWTDRLRAALDERSPTPPPASPGGPNAEPEVPPRDR from the coding sequence GTGACGACCACCGCCCCGCCGCGGCCGCCCGCCGCGCCGCAGCCCCCGGCCCGGCCGTCCGCCGCCGCCCGCGCCCGGGGCCTGTGGCTGCGCTGGTGGCGCCGGCTGACCGCCATGCGGACGGCGATCGTCCTGCTGTTCCTGCTCGCGCTGGCCGCGATCCCCGGGTCGCTGCTGCCGCAGCGCTCGCTCAGCCAGAACGCCGTCCGGCAGTACTACGCCGACCACCCGACGCTGGCGCCGGTGCTCGACCGGCTCTGGGCCTTCGACGTCTTCGGCTCGCCCTGGTTCGCCGCCGTCTACCTGCTGCTGTTCGTCTCCCTCGTCGGCTGCGTCGTCCCCCGCCTGGCCGAGCACGTGCGGGCGCTGCGGGCCGCCCCGCCGCCCGCGCCCCGCCGGCTGCACCGGCTGCCCGACTCCGACGAGCTGGCCACCCCGCTGCCCGGTCCGGCGGCCCTCGACGTGGTCGAGGAGGAGCTGCGGGTGCGCCGCTACCGCGTCGTCCGGCGCACCGGGGCGGCGGGGCCCGAGCTGTCCGCGGAGCGGGGCCGGCTCAAGGAGACCGGCAACATCCTGTTCCACCTGTCGCTGCTGGCGCTGCTGCTCGGCCTGGCCGGCGGCAAGCTGTGGGGTTACGAGGGCAGCATCCTGGTCACCGAGGGCCGCGGCTTCTGCAACGCCTTCCAGCAGTACGACACCCACTCCTCCGGGGCGCTGGTCGACAGCTCGGACCTCACCCCGCTGTGCGTCGACCTCGTCGACTTCGAGGCCACCTACGAGGAGGACCTCACCGCGGCCACCTTCACCGCCGACATCACCTACGGCGGGCCCGACGAGGAGGGCGTGCCGACCACGATCGGCGTCAACGACCCGCTGCGCCTGGACGGCGACCGGGTGTACGTCACCGGGCACGGCTACGCGCCGCGGTTCACCGTCACCCTCCCCGACGGGACGGCGTTCACCGACGTCTCCGCCCCCTTCCTGCCCACCGACCAGACGACGATGTCCAGCGAGGGTGCGCTGAAGCTGCCGGACCTGGGCGCGGGGGCGGAGGACCAGCTGGCGCTGGAGGGCTTCTTCGCCCCCACCGGGCTGGTGCAGGGCGGCCTGCTGACCTCCATCGACCCGCAGCCGCTCAACCCGCAGGTGGCGATCCGGGCCTTCGAGGGCTACCTCGGCCTGGACTCCGGCCTGCCGCAGTCGGTGTACTCCCTGGACCGCAGCCAGATCGAGCGCGGCCGGCTGACCGAGGTGGGCGGGGCGAACCTGTCGGTCGGGGAGACGCTCACCCTGCCCGACGGGACGGCGGTCACCTTCACCGGCGTCGACCAGTTCGCCGCGCTGCAGCTCTCCCACGACCCCGGGCAGGTGTGGGTGCTCGGCTCCTCCATCGCCCTGCTGGCCGGCCTGCTCGCCCTGCTCCTGGTCCGCCGGGAGCGGTTCTTCGCCCGCGCCACCCCGGCACCGGGCGGGGGTACCGTGCTGTCGGTCGGCTCGCTCACCCGCGGGGGCGGCGAGAGCGCCACCTCGTTCGCCGAGTGGACCGACCGGCTGCGGGCCGCGCTCGACGAGCGCTCCCCGACCCCTCCGCCGGCGTCTCCCGGCGGGCCGAACGCAGAACCGGAGGTCCCCCCGCGTGACCGTTGA
- a CDS encoding cytochrome c biogenesis protein CcdA, producing MGETLSGLVTDGPLLVAAAVAALVGLVSFASPCVLPLVPGYLSYVTGLVGTGARAAAPAPTGGGTATAVRVDERSTRGRMVAGAVLFVLGFTAVFVTVGTAFGGLGRLLLQHSEVITRVMGVVVVVVGLAFLGRVPLLQRTARLSVRPAAGLAGAPLLGVVFGLGWTPCLGPTLAAVYSLAYTEATAGRGALLALAYCLGLGVPFVLVALGARWAMGATSFLRRHAQAVTRVGGVVLVVVGLLLVTGAWTEMMRWLQGWLAASGLAETSL from the coding sequence ATGGGGGAGACCCTGAGCGGCCTGGTCACCGACGGCCCGCTGCTCGTCGCCGCCGCGGTCGCCGCGCTGGTCGGACTGGTCAGCTTCGCCTCCCCGTGCGTGCTGCCGCTGGTGCCCGGCTACCTGTCCTACGTCACCGGGCTGGTCGGCACCGGTGCGCGGGCCGCCGCGCCCGCCCCGACCGGCGGGGGCACGGCGACGGCCGTGCGCGTCGACGAGCGCTCGACCCGCGGGCGGATGGTGGCCGGCGCGGTGCTGTTCGTGCTCGGCTTCACCGCCGTCTTCGTCACCGTCGGCACCGCGTTCGGCGGCCTGGGCCGGCTGCTGCTGCAGCACAGCGAGGTCATCACCCGGGTCATGGGCGTGGTGGTGGTCGTCGTCGGCCTGGCCTTCCTGGGCCGGGTGCCGCTGCTGCAGCGCACCGCGCGGCTGTCGGTGCGGCCGGCCGCCGGGCTGGCCGGGGCACCGCTGCTCGGCGTGGTCTTCGGCCTGGGCTGGACGCCGTGCCTGGGTCCGACGCTGGCCGCGGTGTACTCGCTGGCCTACACCGAGGCGACGGCCGGGCGGGGCGCGCTGCTGGCCCTGGCCTACTGCCTGGGCCTGGGCGTGCCGTTCGTGCTCGTCGCGCTCGGTGCCCGCTGGGCGATGGGCGCCACGTCGTTCCTGCGCCGGCACGCGCAGGCGGTCACCCGTGTCGGTGGCGTCGTCCTCGTCGTCGTCGGGCTGCTGCTGGTCACCGGCGCGTGGACCGAGATGATGCGCTGGCTGCAGGGCTGGCTGGCCGCCAGCGGCCTCGCGGAGACCTCGCTGTGA
- a CDS encoding TlpA disulfide reductase family protein, which yields MRRVLLGALAGALLLTGCTSGDGAVDVANGGEFRFVQGTPSGEVIPLAERAAAPEFSGETLDGAPFDSTELDGGIAVLNFWGSWCAPCRVESPEFQEVYAEVRDRGVQFLGVNVKDTDQLARAFEDSFGIEFPSLYDPRGEVALAFRDYPANAIPSTVVLDAQGRVAAVYTGAVQQEDLRAVLDLLTAEGEAG from the coding sequence ATGAGACGGGTCCTGCTCGGCGCGCTGGCCGGTGCGCTGCTGCTCACCGGCTGCACCTCCGGGGACGGCGCGGTCGACGTGGCCAACGGGGGGGAGTTCCGCTTCGTCCAGGGCACGCCGTCCGGCGAGGTGATCCCGCTCGCGGAGCGCGCCGCGGCGCCGGAGTTCAGCGGCGAGACGCTCGACGGCGCCCCGTTCGACTCCACCGAGCTCGACGGCGGCATCGCGGTCCTGAACTTCTGGGGCTCGTGGTGCGCGCCCTGCCGGGTGGAGTCCCCGGAGTTCCAGGAGGTCTACGCCGAGGTGCGTGACCGTGGCGTGCAGTTCCTGGGCGTCAACGTCAAGGACACCGACCAGCTGGCCCGCGCGTTCGAGGACAGCTTCGGCATCGAGTTCCCCTCGCTGTACGACCCGCGGGGGGAGGTGGCCCTGGCGTTCCGCGACTACCCGGCCAATGCCATCCCGTCCACCGTCGTGCTCGACGCGCAGGGCCGGGTGGCCGCCGTCTACACCGGCGCCGTGCAGCAGGAGGACCTGCGCGCGGTGCTGGACCTGCTGACCGCCGAGGGCGAGGCGGGCTGA
- a CDS encoding histidine phosphatase family protein, whose amino-acid sequence MAAATGETTVVHLLRHGEVHNPEKVLYGRLPGYRLSETGEAMAVAAADWLSARPPVTHLVSSPLERARRTAAPIATKLDLPVEVDERLLEAGNAFEGLRVGVGDRVLRSPQHWWKLRNPVRPSWGEPYVEIATRMLAAVEAARDAARGAAAVCVSHQLPIWTLRLHLEGRRYAHDPRRRQCGLASVTSVTYDGDRVTGITYAEPAGATPPDQVPGA is encoded by the coding sequence ATGGCCGCCGCGACCGGGGAGACCACCGTCGTCCACCTGCTGCGCCACGGCGAGGTGCACAACCCGGAGAAGGTGCTCTACGGCCGGCTGCCCGGCTACCGGCTGTCGGAGACCGGCGAGGCGATGGCCGTCGCGGCCGCCGACTGGCTCTCCGCCCGCCCACCCGTGACGCACCTGGTGTCCAGCCCGCTGGAGCGGGCCCGGCGGACCGCCGCGCCGATCGCCACCAAGCTGGACCTGCCCGTGGAGGTCGACGAGCGGCTGCTGGAGGCGGGCAACGCCTTCGAGGGGCTGCGCGTCGGGGTCGGCGACCGCGTGCTGCGCTCCCCCCAGCACTGGTGGAAGCTGCGCAACCCGGTGCGCCCGTCCTGGGGCGAGCCCTACGTCGAGATCGCCACCCGGATGCTCGCCGCGGTCGAGGCCGCCCGCGACGCCGCCCGCGGGGCCGCCGCGGTGTGCGTCAGCCACCAGCTGCCCATCTGGACGCTGCGGCTGCACCTGGAGGGACGCCGGTACGCGCACGACCCGCGCCGCCGCCAGTGCGGCCTGGCCAGCGTCACCTCGGTCACCTACGACGGCGACCGGGTCACCGGCATCACCTACGCGGAGCCCGCCGGCGCCACACCGCCCGACCAGGTGCCCGGCGCATGA